In Fodinibius saliphilus, a genomic segment contains:
- a CDS encoding energy transducer TonB: MRNNYKEPTNDLRNYYTLFFQTGLILVLIVLIAAMKVEFVSKKPNTDLTEEQEITKMEDIIQTKQEETPPPPPRPQVPVEVPNDEIIEDQSIDLDAEMSLDEPLEMPPPPEEEEDEEDFFIAVQQMPKMIGGQEWLYKNITYPEAARRSGIEGRLVIQFIVNRRGQATNLKVLRGLGGGCVQAAKDVLKKAEFKVGRQRGRAVPVQMSQSIVFKLNN; the protein is encoded by the coding sequence ATGAGAAATAACTACAAAGAACCGACTAACGACCTTCGCAACTACTATACTCTTTTCTTTCAAACAGGCCTTATTCTAGTCCTCATTGTATTAATTGCAGCAATGAAGGTTGAATTTGTTTCCAAAAAACCTAATACAGACCTGACGGAAGAGCAGGAAATCACAAAAATGGAGGATATTATTCAAACCAAACAGGAAGAAACCCCTCCTCCACCTCCTCGCCCCCAGGTACCCGTTGAAGTACCTAACGACGAAATTATTGAAGATCAAAGTATTGACCTGGATGCGGAAATGAGTTTGGACGAACCCCTTGAGATGCCTCCACCACCTGAAGAGGAAGAAGATGAAGAAGACTTCTTTATTGCAGTTCAACAGATGCCAAAAATGATAGGAGGACAAGAATGGCTATACAAAAATATAACCTATCCTGAAGCAGCTCGAAGATCAGGAATAGAAGGACGTTTAGTTATACAGTTTATCGTAAATAGAAGAGGACAAGCCACAAACTTAAAAGTTCTTCGAGGATTAGGGGGTGGTTGTGTGCAAGCTGCTAAAGACGTTCTTAAAAAAGCTGAATTCAAGGTTGGACGTCAAAGAGGACGAGCTGTGCCGGTACAAATGTCACAAAGCATAGTGTTTAAACTGAATAATTAG
- a CDS encoding NAD(P)H-hydrate dehydratase has translation MVTTSLNAPTSHYLLTAELSQEIDRKTIGEMQFDGFTLMEIAGKSASQLFLDHYKQLSKGLYLCGKGNNAGDALVFARYLLQNGIKASVVFISGSSDLSENTKRNLELLQKYDHDNTLNVYENWNDAKPIKNFDFIVDGLLGTGLNSNVRGKYAEAIKWCNKQELPTFAMDIPTGLHPNTGEIMGTALEANHTFSFGGLKQGFYLEEGPALTGKIDYCKLPFPHKYKKNCSNFLLDESWVSTDISPTGKHKYDSGVLYIIAGSEGLTGAAIMAAKSAWAEGLGAVILICPRGTLPIYEQTLPSIIKKPVGNRNDFFFKKEHAEKSLQIIKEKKGSLLLGPGIGRNNSTVEFVKSILTTNRKPTLIDADGLWCLGQLAKWPKPKGASWVLTPHPGELKQLVDDKLDSDYQRLQVVQKISNQQQVTILSKGMPGIIGTLEPKSYLTNYDTSFFARAGNGDVLAGKVAAYLALGYSTDKSCAMGLLNGKQKLDQFLRNYKELPEPTDFI, from the coding sequence ATGGTAACTACTAGCTTGAATGCCCCGACTTCTCACTATTTACTAACTGCGGAATTAAGTCAAGAGATAGACCGTAAGACCATTGGAGAAATGCAATTTGATGGTTTTACATTAATGGAGATAGCAGGTAAATCAGCAAGCCAACTATTTCTCGATCACTACAAACAGCTCTCTAAGGGGCTCTACCTCTGTGGAAAAGGAAATAATGCCGGGGATGCCTTAGTTTTTGCTCGATATCTTTTACAAAATGGGATTAAGGCCTCAGTAGTTTTTATTAGCGGCAGTTCCGATCTCTCTGAAAATACTAAACGAAACTTGGAGCTGCTCCAAAAATATGATCATGATAATACACTCAACGTGTATGAAAACTGGAATGACGCCAAACCGATTAAAAACTTTGACTTTATTGTTGATGGTCTACTGGGAACAGGATTAAATAGTAATGTTCGAGGGAAATATGCAGAGGCTATAAAATGGTGTAACAAACAAGAACTACCTACTTTTGCAATGGATATTCCTACTGGCTTGCATCCCAACACCGGTGAAATAATGGGAACTGCCCTGGAGGCAAACCATACGTTCTCATTCGGTGGCCTTAAACAGGGCTTTTACCTTGAAGAGGGACCTGCCCTTACAGGAAAAATAGATTACTGTAAACTGCCATTTCCCCATAAGTATAAAAAGAACTGTAGCAATTTCTTGCTAGATGAAAGCTGGGTATCTACCGATATATCGCCGACAGGAAAACATAAATATGATTCGGGCGTACTTTATATCATTGCTGGTTCTGAGGGTCTCACTGGAGCAGCAATAATGGCAGCAAAGAGCGCTTGGGCAGAAGGCTTGGGTGCAGTGATTCTCATCTGTCCCCGAGGCACGCTTCCCATTTATGAGCAAACATTGCCCTCAATCATAAAAAAACCGGTGGGAAACAGAAATGATTTCTTTTTCAAAAAAGAGCATGCAGAAAAATCCTTACAAATAATTAAAGAAAAAAAAGGATCACTGCTTCTTGGCCCTGGTATAGGGCGCAACAATAGTACTGTTGAGTTTGTAAAATCAATACTGACGACAAATCGAAAACCAACTCTTATTGATGCTGACGGCTTATGGTGCCTGGGGCAATTAGCAAAATGGCCTAAACCCAAGGGAGCAAGCTGGGTATTAACTCCGCATCCGGGAGAATTAAAACAACTTGTGGATGATAAGCTCGATTCAGATTATCAAAGATTACAGGTTGTACAAAAAATATCTAACCAACAGCAAGTAACAATACTTTCAAAAGGAATGCCTGGAATTATCGGAACACTAGAACCTAAGTCTTATTTAACAAATTACGACACAAGCTTTTTTGCCCGAGCCGGTAATGGAGATGTTCTTGCAGGTAAAGTTGCGGCCTATTTAGCATTGGGGTATTCCACAGATAAAAGTTGTGCGATGGGACTACTTAATGGGAAACAAAAACTTGACCAATTTTTAAGAAATTATAAAGAACTACCTGAACCTACAGACTTTATATGA
- the serC gene encoding 3-phosphoserine/phosphohydroxythreonine transaminase → MNRVHNFSAGPATLPLEVLNKAKAELTEYQGMGRSIMEISHRSPQYEAIDQQAKARLTELLGLGDDFEIMFLQGGASSQFMMAPFNFLRDGQTADYIDTGRWSNKAIKEANIFGNVHRPFSSADSGYDRVPSNEELNLSDSPEYVHFTSNNTVAGTQFSTEPETGDIPLVCDASSDLLSRPIDVSKYGIIYAGAQKNVGPAGVTIVIISKDFLAQAHTENVPTILQYKTHTEKIFNTPPTFNVYMVNLVLEWVQNKGGLSYFKKFNEEKAALLYDEIDRDDFYRGAVEKDSRSLMNATFRLPSEELEEKFLSEAKEHDLMTLKGHRSVGGIRASMYNACPRESVQALVNFMKEFKKNNG, encoded by the coding sequence ATGAATCGCGTTCACAACTTTAGTGCAGGACCCGCAACACTCCCTCTGGAAGTATTAAATAAGGCCAAGGCAGAACTCACTGAATATCAAGGTATGGGACGCTCCATTATGGAGATTAGTCACCGAAGCCCTCAATACGAGGCTATAGACCAACAAGCTAAAGCCCGCCTAACTGAATTACTTGGCCTGGGTGATGATTTTGAAATCATGTTTTTGCAAGGCGGTGCGAGTTCACAATTTATGATGGCCCCCTTCAATTTTTTACGCGACGGCCAAACAGCTGATTATATTGATACCGGTCGCTGGTCGAACAAAGCAATTAAAGAGGCCAATATTTTTGGAAATGTGCACCGTCCCTTTTCAAGTGCTGATTCCGGATATGATCGTGTCCCCTCCAATGAGGAGTTGAACCTAAGTGATAGTCCCGAATATGTCCATTTTACCTCTAATAATACGGTAGCGGGCACACAGTTTTCGACAGAACCAGAAACCGGTGACATACCCTTAGTTTGTGATGCATCATCGGATCTGCTTTCACGACCTATCGATGTGTCAAAATATGGTATCATTTATGCAGGAGCCCAGAAAAATGTAGGACCTGCCGGTGTTACTATCGTAATTATTAGCAAGGATTTTCTTGCCCAAGCCCATACCGAGAATGTACCTACCATTCTGCAGTACAAGACCCATACAGAAAAAATCTTTAATACCCCTCCCACTTTTAATGTATATATGGTTAACCTTGTACTGGAATGGGTTCAGAACAAAGGTGGACTCTCATACTTCAAAAAATTTAATGAAGAAAAAGCAGCGTTGCTTTATGATGAGATCGATAGAGACGATTTCTACCGAGGCGCTGTAGAAAAAGATTCTCGTTCTTTAATGAATGCAACTTTCCGCTTGCCTTCTGAAGAACTTGAAGAAAAATTCTTATCTGAAGCAAAAGAACATGACCTTATGACACTCAAAGGACACCGAAGTGTTGGAGGAATCCGAGCCAGCATGTACAATGCCTGTCCCCGTGAAAGTGTCCAAGCACTGGTTAACTTTATGAAAGAGTTCAAGAAGAATAACGGCTAA
- a CDS encoding rhomboid family intramembrane serine protease — protein sequence MESLISNSPVTFYLLATTIIVSLVALFVYPPLTEWGYLRPYRTVREKSWYELLTSGFLHANVGHLFVNMFTLYFFGTVMEQVIGGKYLLGLYLTGLIVAGIPSLVKFKDDPNYATLGASGAVGSVLFAFILLFPMEGIMLMLIPIPIPAIILGVLYLVYSMYASKQERGKVNHEAHVAGALWGMVYLILFVPNTVDHILTVFGLI from the coding sequence ATGGAAAGTCTTATTTCAAATAGTCCCGTAACATTTTACTTATTGGCAACAACGATTATCGTTTCGTTAGTTGCTTTGTTTGTGTATCCTCCGCTAACAGAATGGGGATATCTAAGACCTTATCGAACAGTAAGAGAAAAATCATGGTATGAATTGTTAACCTCGGGATTCTTGCATGCCAATGTTGGTCACCTTTTTGTAAATATGTTTACACTCTACTTTTTTGGTACTGTAATGGAGCAGGTAATTGGGGGGAAATATCTTCTGGGACTATACTTGACCGGTTTAATTGTGGCAGGCATACCGTCCCTTGTAAAATTTAAGGATGATCCTAATTATGCTACATTAGGTGCATCGGGAGCAGTAGGTTCTGTCCTTTTTGCCTTTATTTTATTATTCCCAATGGAAGGAATTATGTTGATGTTAATACCTATTCCTATACCGGCAATTATCCTTGGTGTCTTGTACCTTGTTTACAGTATGTATGCAAGTAAACAGGAGAGAGGGAAGGTGAATCATGAAGCGCATGTGGCAGGAGCACTTTGGGGAATGGTTTATTTAATACTGTTTGTGCCGAATACGGTTGATCATATTTTAACCGTATTCGGACTTATCTAA
- a CDS encoding DUF1844 domain-containing protein, with protein sequence MDQKKMNGDNLSEDEQQQLLFMMLVQQHQQIAQMGLGQLENPQTGEKERELKSAKFAIDTLVMLQDYTEGNLPDKLDNYLTETLNNLRVSYADEKGKEEGDSGESE encoded by the coding sequence ATGGACCAGAAAAAAATGAATGGCGATAATTTATCGGAAGATGAACAGCAGCAACTGCTTTTTATGATGCTTGTGCAACAACATCAGCAGATTGCTCAAATGGGGTTGGGGCAATTGGAGAACCCTCAGACCGGTGAAAAAGAACGCGAGTTAAAATCAGCAAAATTTGCCATTGATACTTTAGTGATGCTCCAAGACTATACTGAAGGCAATTTGCCTGATAAGCTTGATAATTATCTAACCGAAACTCTGAATAATCTTAGAGTAAGCTATGCTGATGAAAAAGGTAAAGAAGAAGGTGATTCTGGGGAGAGTGAATAA
- a CDS encoding energy transducer TonB, translated as MRSDRKKPKSDLRNYYTVFLQLGMVAVLLIFIVAMKVEFVSEKPNTDLTEEQEITKMEDIVQTKQEETPPPPPRPQVPVEVPNDEIIEDQSIDLDAEMSLDEPLEMPPPPEEEEDEEDFFVAVEQMPQLKGGLAALQKKINYPEMARKAGIEGRVIIQFVVTENGKVENPRVIRGIGGGADKEALRVVKEAEFVPGRQRGKAVRVQYSLPITFRLQN; from the coding sequence ATGCGTTCAGACAGAAAGAAACCTAAGTCTGATCTGAGAAACTACTACACTGTCTTTTTACAGTTGGGCATGGTAGCAGTACTTCTCATTTTTATTGTAGCAATGAAGGTGGAGTTCGTTTCCGAAAAGCCTAATACAGACCTGACGGAAGAGCAGGAAATCACAAAAATGGAGGATATTGTTCAAACCAAGCAGGAAGAAACCCCTCCTCCACCTCCTCGCCCCCAGGTACCCGTTGAAGTACCTAACGACGAAATTATTGAAGATCAAAGTATTGACCTGGATGCGGAAATGAGTTTGGACGAACCCCTTGAGATGCCTCCACCACCTGAAGAGGAAGAAGATGAAGAAGACTTTTTTGTTGCTGTAGAACAAATGCCCCAACTTAAAGGAGGCCTAGCTGCACTACAAAAGAAAATTAACTATCCCGAAATGGCCCGAAAAGCTGGTATTGAGGGACGAGTAATTATACAGTTTGTTGTAACTGAAAATGGTAAGGTCGAGAACCCCCGTGTAATTCGAGGTATTGGCGGTGGTGCTGACAAAGAAGCTTTAAGAGTTGTCAAAGAAGCCGAATTTGTTCCCGGTCGTCAGCGTGGGAAAGCAGTCCGTGTGCAATATAGTTTGCCAATAACTTTCCGACTGCAGAACTAA
- a CDS encoding NUDIX hydrolase, translating into MANIKEVTAAGGVVFRTVAQDALQVILIYRRGVWDLPKGKNEEGETIEECAVREVAEEIGLSGLPDIVGVLQNTYHEYQQNNIRYGKTTHWFAMQYKEWEKEKLVPQSEEGIEKVEWASVEEAIDRVGYKNLVDVLESFSSWVSS; encoded by the coding sequence ATGGCAAATATTAAAGAAGTAACGGCAGCAGGCGGGGTCGTATTTCGGACAGTTGCACAGGACGCGCTTCAGGTAATTCTTATTTACAGAAGAGGAGTTTGGGATCTTCCCAAAGGAAAAAATGAAGAAGGGGAGACGATAGAGGAGTGCGCTGTTCGTGAAGTTGCAGAAGAGATCGGTTTATCTGGTCTGCCTGATATCGTTGGGGTTCTGCAGAACACCTACCACGAGTACCAACAGAATAATATCCGATATGGTAAAACTACCCATTGGTTTGCGATGCAATACAAAGAATGGGAAAAAGAAAAGCTGGTGCCTCAGTCTGAAGAGGGGATTGAAAAAGTAGAGTGGGCATCTGTTGAAGAAGCTATAGATAGAGTAGGTTATAAAAACCTTGTTGACGTGCTGGAATCATTCTCTTCTTGGGTTTCATCATAG
- the proS gene encoding proline--tRNA ligase: MAKKITSKDEDFSQWYQDIIREGKLADHSPVRGCMVIRPNGYALWENMQDALDQMFKDTGHENAYFPLFIPKSFLSKEAQHVEGFAKECAVVTHSRLQSSDDGVEVDPDSKLEEELIVRPTSETIIWDSYRNWIQSYRDLPILINQWANVVRWEMRTRLFLRTMEFLWQEGHTAHATKDEAVKETKQMLEVYRTFAEEYMAMPVVTGVKTESERFAGAVDTYCIETLLQDNKALQAGTSHFLGQNFAKAFDVKFQSSEGQHEYVWATSWGVSTRLIGGLIMTHSDDQGLVLPPKLAPNQVVIVPIWKNDEQKEQVLDYCHEIMDELKELDIRIKLDHRENMSPGWKFNEHEAAGIPLRLTIGPRDLSNNNVELARRDTGNKKIVDRNGIAQKADDLLDTIQDKLFDTAQKRIQDNTHSVDSYEEFKKVLDDQGGFVYAHWDGTAETEEKIKDETKATIRCIPLEDGEEGECMITGKPSKQKVLFARAY, encoded by the coding sequence ATGGCAAAGAAAATCACCAGTAAAGACGAAGATTTTTCGCAATGGTATCAAGACATAATTCGTGAAGGCAAGCTAGCCGACCACTCTCCTGTTCGAGGGTGTATGGTCATTCGTCCCAATGGATATGCGCTTTGGGAAAACATGCAAGATGCTCTTGACCAGATGTTCAAGGATACGGGCCATGAGAATGCCTATTTCCCTCTTTTTATTCCTAAATCATTTCTATCAAAAGAAGCTCAACATGTAGAAGGTTTTGCAAAAGAATGTGCCGTTGTAACTCATAGCCGACTGCAAAGCTCGGATGATGGTGTCGAAGTTGATCCGGATTCTAAGCTTGAAGAAGAACTCATTGTTCGGCCAACTTCAGAAACTATTATCTGGGATTCATATCGGAACTGGATTCAATCATATCGCGACCTGCCTATACTGATCAATCAATGGGCGAATGTAGTCCGTTGGGAGATGCGCACCCGGTTATTTTTGCGAACTATGGAATTTTTGTGGCAAGAAGGCCATACAGCACATGCTACCAAAGATGAAGCTGTAAAAGAAACCAAACAGATGCTTGAAGTATATCGTACTTTTGCAGAAGAATATATGGCAATGCCGGTTGTAACTGGTGTTAAAACGGAGTCTGAACGTTTCGCCGGAGCGGTAGACACTTATTGCATTGAGACACTGCTACAAGACAATAAAGCACTGCAAGCGGGAACCTCACACTTTTTGGGGCAAAACTTTGCTAAAGCTTTTGATGTAAAGTTTCAAAGTTCAGAAGGGCAACATGAATATGTATGGGCAACCAGCTGGGGTGTTTCTACTCGTCTCATTGGCGGTTTAATCATGACTCATTCTGATGATCAAGGTTTGGTCTTACCTCCCAAGCTAGCACCAAACCAAGTCGTTATTGTACCTATCTGGAAAAATGATGAACAAAAAGAACAAGTTCTCGATTATTGCCATGAAATTATGGATGAACTGAAAGAACTGGATATTCGAATTAAACTTGACCATCGCGAGAACATGAGTCCTGGTTGGAAATTCAATGAACATGAAGCAGCCGGTATCCCGCTTCGCCTAACTATTGGGCCTCGTGATCTTTCAAATAACAATGTTGAACTTGCACGACGAGATACTGGTAACAAAAAGATTGTTGACCGTAATGGAATTGCTCAAAAAGCAGATGATCTTCTTGACACCATCCAAGATAAACTCTTTGATACAGCACAAAAAAGGATCCAAGATAACACCCATTCCGTTGATTCTTATGAAGAGTTTAAAAAGGTGCTCGATGATCAAGGGGGATTTGTTTATGCTCACTGGGACGGTACAGCTGAAACAGAAGAAAAAATCAAAGACGAAACAAAAGCCACTATTCGATGCATTCCACTTGAAGATGGTGAAGAAGGGGAATGTATGATAACGGGCAAGCCCTCAAAACAAAAGGTACTCTTTGCCCGTGCCTACTAA
- a CDS encoding PAS domain-containing sensor histidine kinase — protein MIGLLNSISNNRSRIAIILVFVVLALFMMVGTYYGTKTLSSVRAYIAGEGQWTKAQKEAVTSLLEYSIHKEPSYYQKFRDKLELHQGFERARKTLMSDNPNLEIAYQGFKLGIGHDEDISLLIWLTQNFKSSEQLQKAINTWQKGDEQIAELEKLGAKLHEAIQKGELGIQKRKRIASEISSIDHNLTELEGSFSHTMGSMASWVKSFIFWTIIIVGITLLIIGYLVVNSFFREINNLNEKLSRSESKFKKVLQHSRDIVYQLDIKSGQYEYISPYVEEMLGYPTDDFLNKGRSFVLGHVHPEDLEKMKQEIESMEEKGHYDYFADETEFRIRTNNGNYIWVNNQRALVKGKNGTAVAIVGSVRDISDRKKYEVEIERSLKEKQTLLEEIHHRVKNNLAVISSLLELQKHESEEPLVTVFEDTQSRIRSIAMIHEKLYQNETLSAIDIQEYIEDFAGMISDAFNSEQKNITIKNKVESFDLDITKAVPLGLIVNELLNNAFKHGFEDVNDGEIVVALEETDGTVQFSVKDNGKGLPEGFTIAESNSLGMTLVKTLTQQLEGEINISEDKWTKFEISFQV, from the coding sequence ATGATTGGCTTACTGAATAGTATTAGCAATAATAGGAGTCGGATTGCTATTATTTTAGTTTTTGTAGTCTTGGCTTTGTTCATGATGGTGGGCACCTACTATGGAACCAAAACACTTTCATCTGTTCGTGCCTACATCGCAGGTGAAGGTCAGTGGACGAAAGCACAAAAAGAAGCGGTTACTTCATTGCTAGAGTATAGTATTCACAAAGAACCTTCTTATTATCAAAAGTTTCGTGATAAGTTGGAATTGCATCAGGGGTTTGAAAGAGCACGTAAGACATTAATGTCTGATAATCCCAACTTAGAAATTGCATACCAAGGTTTTAAACTGGGCATAGGGCATGATGAGGATATTAGCTTGCTCATCTGGCTTACCCAAAACTTTAAGAGTTCTGAGCAACTCCAAAAAGCGATTAATACCTGGCAAAAAGGGGATGAGCAGATTGCCGAGCTGGAAAAATTAGGAGCGAAGCTGCATGAGGCTATACAAAAGGGGGAGCTTGGAATTCAAAAAAGAAAGAGAATTGCATCAGAAATTTCCTCAATTGATCATAATCTTACTGAATTAGAGGGAAGTTTTTCACATACCATGGGGAGCATGGCAAGTTGGGTTAAATCGTTTATTTTCTGGACAATTATTATTGTAGGGATAACACTTCTAATAATTGGTTATTTGGTAGTCAACTCTTTTTTCAGAGAGATAAATAATTTAAATGAAAAGCTTTCCAGAAGTGAGTCAAAATTTAAAAAGGTATTGCAGCATTCCCGTGATATCGTTTATCAGTTAGATATTAAATCGGGACAGTATGAATACATAAGTCCTTATGTAGAAGAGATGCTGGGATATCCGACTGATGATTTCTTAAATAAAGGCAGGTCATTTGTATTGGGGCACGTCCATCCGGAAGATTTGGAGAAAATGAAACAGGAAATCGAGAGCATGGAAGAGAAAGGTCATTACGACTATTTTGCAGATGAGACGGAGTTTAGAATTAGGACCAATAATGGAAATTATATTTGGGTGAATAATCAGCGGGCATTGGTGAAGGGTAAGAATGGGACTGCCGTGGCTATCGTGGGAAGCGTAAGAGATATATCAGATCGAAAGAAATATGAAGTGGAGATTGAACGGTCTTTAAAAGAGAAACAAACTCTTTTAGAGGAAATTCACCACCGGGTAAAAAATAACCTTGCCGTTATTTCAAGTTTATTAGAATTGCAGAAGCATGAATCTGAAGAGCCGCTGGTTACTGTTTTTGAAGATACCCAGTCGCGGATCAGGTCAATTGCAATGATCCATGAGAAGTTGTATCAGAATGAGACGCTGTCTGCAATCGATATTCAAGAATATATCGAAGATTTTGCCGGAATGATTTCTGATGCTTTTAATTCTGAGCAAAAAAATATAACAATTAAAAATAAGGTTGAGAGTTTTGATCTGGATATAACAAAAGCAGTTCCCTTGGGGCTTATTGTAAATGAGCTGCTAAATAATGCTTTTAAGCACGGTTTTGAGGATGTCAATGATGGGGAGATCGTAGTTGCACTTGAAGAGACAGATGGTACGGTACAGTTTTCAGTAAAAGATAATGGTAAGGGGCTGCCTGAAGGTTTTACAATTGCCGAAAGTAATTCTTTGGGGATGACTCTTGTTAAAACGTTAACTCAACAACTTGAAGGGGAAATCAATATTTCAGAGGATAAGTGGACAAAATTTGAGATCTCTTTCCAAGTTTAA
- a CDS encoding VanZ family protein, producing the protein MPLAIIGLTLVMLVLTLLPSSTFVNSELISYDKIGHLILFGSWTYILGLYHDIQWESSTNLWVICLIGITFGLAVEVLQYLLPLNRHGDWADLLADTVGCLIAVWALKKTIPSE; encoded by the coding sequence TTGCCCCTTGCTATCATAGGACTTACACTTGTCATGTTGGTACTAACATTGTTACCATCCAGTACTTTTGTTAATAGTGAGTTAATAAGTTATGACAAAATTGGCCACCTAATTCTTTTTGGAAGTTGGACCTATATCCTCGGTTTATACCATGATATCCAATGGGAATCATCTACAAATTTATGGGTAATATGTCTTATCGGAATTACCTTTGGTCTAGCAGTAGAAGTTTTACAATACCTGCTCCCGCTAAACCGACATGGTGACTGGGCCGATCTACTTGCTGATACCGTTGGATGCTTGATTGCAGTATGGGCGCTAAAGAAAACCATCCCTAGTGAATAG
- a CDS encoding DUF1015 domain-containing protein yields MAILHPFKAWRPIPDTVEEIACVPYDVISVEEARTLAEGKPKSFLHVIRPEIDLPEGTDPHEDRVYEKGAENLKEFLIDGTLHQEDTPHVYVYQLIRQGRPQTGIFSCVSVDDYNKEIILKHELTRPKKEDDRTRHLLTQQAHAEPVMLTYKDDERTQELIDETVQQEPLFNFEAEDGVVHKVWRASDSDAFVEAFSSIPNLYIADGHHRCKSASRAAAVEKEKNDAHTGDEEYNFFPAVLFPMSNMNIMAYNRIVHSIPDNFIETLGQKFELTAGAASSPSQKGNISIYINNKWYALELPIADNPNSVEQLDVHRLQEHLLSPLLDITDPRRDNNISFVGGIRGTEELEKLVNNGDAQMAISMYPTSIEELVEVSDEGLLMPPKSTWFEPKLRSGLLVHTF; encoded by the coding sequence ATGGCCATTTTACATCCTTTCAAAGCTTGGCGACCGATACCCGATACTGTAGAAGAAATTGCCTGTGTACCTTACGACGTGATAAGTGTTGAGGAGGCACGGACCCTTGCAGAAGGCAAACCTAAAAGCTTCTTGCATGTGATACGTCCTGAAATAGATCTACCCGAAGGCACTGACCCCCATGAAGATCGTGTTTATGAAAAGGGGGCCGAAAACCTCAAAGAATTTTTAATTGATGGAACACTACACCAAGAGGACACACCTCACGTTTATGTTTATCAGCTAATTAGACAAGGGCGACCCCAAACAGGAATTTTCTCTTGTGTGTCTGTCGATGATTATAATAAAGAAATTATTCTTAAACACGAACTTACCCGGCCTAAGAAGGAAGATGATCGGACACGACATCTTCTGACACAGCAAGCCCATGCTGAACCGGTAATGCTTACCTATAAGGATGATGAACGTACACAAGAACTCATTGATGAAACTGTTCAACAAGAACCTCTTTTTAATTTTGAAGCAGAGGATGGTGTTGTTCACAAGGTATGGCGGGCCTCAGACTCTGATGCCTTTGTAGAAGCTTTTTCGTCTATACCTAACTTGTATATTGCTGATGGTCACCATCGCTGCAAAAGTGCCTCTCGCGCGGCTGCAGTCGAAAAAGAAAAAAACGATGCACATACAGGAGATGAAGAATATAACTTCTTTCCCGCGGTCCTTTTTCCCATGTCGAACATGAATATTATGGCCTATAACCGAATAGTCCATTCGATACCGGATAACTTCATAGAAACATTGGGCCAGAAGTTCGAATTGACAGCCGGAGCCGCATCCAGTCCATCCCAAAAGGGAAATATCAGTATTTATATCAACAATAAGTGGTATGCATTAGAACTACCGATTGCTGACAATCCAAATAGCGTAGAACAGCTAGACGTGCATCGGCTGCAAGAACATCTACTATCTCCCCTGCTGGATATTACGGATCCCAGACGAGATAACAACATCTCTTTTGTCGGTGGCATACGCGGCACAGAAGAATTGGAAAAACTTGTCAATAATGGTGATGCCCAAATGGCCATTAGCATGTATCCTACAAGTATAGAAGAACTTGTAGAAGTATCTGATGAAGGTCTTCTGATGCCCCCCAAATCAACTTGGTTTGAACCTAAACTTCGATCCGGACTTTTAGTTCACACTTTTTAA